A section of the Vigna unguiculata cultivar IT97K-499-35 unplaced genomic scaffold, ASM411807v1 contig_183, whole genome shotgun sequence genome encodes:
- the LOC114171289 gene encoding uncharacterized protein LOC114171289 has product MAERNDIQMQIVALSQHLERLMKQQQDEFHDRLDQLENSTPPRGGGGPQRNEGRIEGVRLNVPPFKGRSDPEAYLEWELKIEHVFSCNNYSEEQKVRLTATEFSDYALIWWNKLQRQRIRDEEPLVDTWGEMKKVMRKRYVPSSFHRDLKLKLQRLSQGSKGVDEYYKEMEILIIQAKIEEDPEVTMTRFLNGLNHDIRDVVELQEFVEMEDLLHKTIQKPEHPPKRTREVKCFKCLGMGHYAYECPTKKTVLLKDNGEYTSDSDDDDGEAIQTSLASEGEEVQVKQQAEVSFTIGKYEDKILCDAVPMEASHILLGRPWQYDIKAIHGGFTNKFSFMYQDKKVVLKPLSPKEDYKDVFPASVPDGLPPLRGIKHHIDLIPGAALPNRPAYRSNPQETKEIEKQVTELMSKGWVRDSMSPCAVPMILVPKKDGSWRMCSDCRAINNITIKYRHPIPRLDDLLDELYGACVFSKIDLKSGYNQIRIREGDEWKTAFKTKYGLYEWLVMLFGLKNAPSTFMRLKNHVLREFIGKLVVVYFDDILIYSTSLELHVEHLQSVLVVLRKEKLYANLEKCIFYSDHVVFLGFVVSAKGVQVDAEKVKAIQEWPTPKTVSKVRGFHGLASFYRRFVKDFSTLAAPLNEIVKKNVGFKWGEKQEEPFASLKHKLTNAPILAMPNFAKSFEIECDASNVGIGAVLLKFIIQSV; this is encoded by the exons ATGGCAGAAAGGAATGATATTCAGATGCAAATTGTTGCATTATCTCAACATTTGGAGAGATTGATGAAGCAACAACAAGATGAGTTTCATGATAGGTTGGACCAACTAGAGAATAGTACCCCAccaagaggaggaggagggccACAAAGGAATGAAGGGAGAATAGAAGGAGTAAGGTTGAATGTGCCACCTTTCAAGGGGAGGAGTGATCCTGAAGCTTACTTGGAGTGGGAGCTCAAAATTGAGCATGTATTTTCTTGCAATAATTATAGTGAGGAGCAAAAGGTAAGGCTTACAGCAACTGAATTTTCTGATTATGCTTTAATTTGGTGGAACAAGTTGCAAAGACAGAGGATTAGAGATGAGGAGCCTTTGGTGGACACTTGGGGTGAGATGAAAAAGGTCATGAGGAAGCGGTATGTACCTTCTAGCTTCCATAGGgacttaaaattgaaactaCAAAGACTTTCTCAAGGAAGCAAGGGAGTGGATGAGTATTATAAGGAGATGGAGATTCTTATCATCCAAGCCAAAATTGAAGAAGATCCTGAGGTAACTATGACACGTTTCCTTAATGGATTAAATCATGATATTAGAGATGTTGTTGAGTTGCAGGAGTTTGTGGAGATGGAGGATCTATTGCATAAAACCATACAg aaACCTGAACATCCACCAAAGAGGACTAGAGAAgtgaaatgttttaaatgtttgggcaTGGGACATTATGCCTATGAGTGTCCTACAAAGAAGACCGTTCTTCTTAAGGATAATGGGGAGTACACAAGCgattctgatgatgatgatggagag GCcatacaaacttcattggctagTGAAGGAGAAGAAGTCCAAGTGAAACAGCAAGCTGAAGTCTCTTTCACCAttgggaaatatgaagataagaTCTTATGTGATGCGGTTCCCATGGAGGCTAGCCATATTCTTTTGGGAAGACCGTGGCAGTATGACATTAAAGCCATTCATGGTGGTTTCACTAACAAATTCTCTTTCATGTATCAAGATAAAAAAGTGGTCCTCAAACCCTTGTCTCCTAAAGAG GATTATAAAGATGTGTTTCCAGCAAGTGTCCCTGATGGTTTGCCACCTTTGAGAGGAATTAAGCATCACATTGATCTCATTCCGGGAGCTGCTTTGCCCAATAGGCCAGCTTATAGGAGCAACCCACAAGAGACCAAGGAGATTGAAAAACAAGTTACTGAACTCATGAGTAAAGGTTGGGTGAGGGATAGCATGAGTCCATGTGCTGTACCTATGATTTTGGTGCCCAAAAAGGATGGCTCATGGAGGATGTGTTCTGATTGTAGAGCAATAAACAACatcaccatcaagtataggcatccaatTCCAAGGTTAGATGATCTTCTTGATGAACTTTATGGTGCAtgtgtgttttctaaaattgatcttaaaAGTGGCTATAATCAGATTAGGATTagagaaggtgatgaatggaaaactgcttttaaaactaaatatggATTGTATGAGTGGTTGGTTATGCTCTTTGGTTTGAAAAATGCACCTAGTACTTTTATGCGGTTAAAGAACCATGTTTTAAGAGAGTTTATTGGTAAATtggttgtggtgtactttgatgatatTCTGATCTATAGCACCAGTCTTGAGTTGCATGTTGAGCATTTGCAATCTGTTTTGGTTGttcttagaaaagaaaaattgtatgcCAATTTGGAAAAATGCATCTTTTATTCTGATCATGTGgtgtttttgggttttgttgtGAGTGCTAAAGGTGTACAAGTTGATGCGGAAAAGgtcaaggccatccaagaatggcctacacCTAAGACTGTTAGTAAGGTGAGGGGTTTTCATGGTTTAGCAAGTTTTTACAGGAGATTTGTTAAGGATTTTAGTACACTGGCTGCACCTCtaaatgaaattgttaaaaaGAATGTGGGTTTTAAATGGGGAGAGAAACAAGAGGAGCCCTTTGCTTCCCTCAAGCATAAGCTAACTAATGCACCTATTCTTGCCATGCCTAATTTtgcaaaatcttttgaaattgagtgtgatgcatcaaatgtGGGTATTGGGGCTGTTTTGctgaagtttattatacaaagtgtttaa